Below is a window of Streptomyces qaidamensis DNA.
GGTCTTCACCGACTCCTGGTCCTCGTCGCCGTCGTCGCCGATCTCACCGGCCTTGCGGGCGCGGACGAACTCCAGGAAGGAGTTGAGTTCGCGCTTGACGACCGGGGCGAGCAGGTACAGGCCGATGATGTTGAACACCGACAGCAGGAAGAGCGCGGAGTCGGCGAGGCTGATCAGCGAGTCGAGGGACATCAGGGCGCCCAGGATCACGAACAGACTCCAGACGGCCTTGAAGACGGTCTCGCTGGCCTTGCTCTTGCCGAACAGGTACGACCAGGCCTTGAGGCCGTAGTAGCCCCAGGTCAGGATGGTGGAGAAGGCGAACAGCAGCACCGCGATCGTGAGCACGGCCGGGAACCAGGGCAGCACGGTCTCGAAGGCGTCGGAGGTGATGGTGACGCCGCCGATGCTTTCGCCCGCGCGGGCCTCGGCCCAGCTGGCCGGGTTGGCGATGACGATGGTCAGCGCGGTCATCGTGCAGATGACGACGGTGTCGATGAACGGCTCCAGCAGGGCGACCAGACCCTCGCTCGCGGGGTGCTTGGTCTTGACCGCGGAGTGGGCGATCGGGGCGGAGCCGAGACCGGCCTCGTTGGAGAACGCGGCGCGCTGGAAGCCGATGATCAGGGCACCGAGCACACCGCCGGCGACGCCCTCAGCTTCGAAGGCGCCCTGCAGGATGGTCTGGAAGGCGTCGGGCACGGCGGTGACGTTGCTCAGGATGACGACCAGGCAGGCCACGATGTAGATGGCGGCCATCGCGGGCACGAGCCGGCTGGTGACCGAGGCGATGGAGCGGATGCCGCCGAGCAGCACGAGACCGACCAGCGCGGAGACGACCAGGCCGAAGAGGACGGCGCCGGCGGAGGAGGCCAGGAAGCCGTCCTCGCCGCCGAAGGTCGAGGAGATCTGCGCGTAGCTCTGGTTGGTCTGGAACAGGTTGCCGCCGAACAGACCGAAGAAGAGGATCATGATCGAGGCGAGGACGGCGAGTACCTTGCCGAGCTTGGCGCCGCCGCTGCCGAAGCGCTCCTTGAGGCCCTTGGGCAGGTAGTGCATCGGGCCGCCGGAGACGGTGCCGTCGGCGTGCACCTCGCGGTACTTCACGCCGAGGGTGACCTCGACGAACTTGGAGGCCATGCCGAGCAGGCCGCACAGGATCATCCAGAACGTCGCGCCGGGGCCGCCGATGGAGACGGCGACGGCCACACCCGCGATGTTTCCGAGGCCGACCGTGCCGGAGACGGCGGCGGTCAGGGCCTGGAAGTGGTTGACCTCGCCGGTCGACCCCTTTTCGTCGTACTTCCCGCGCACCACGTCGAGCGCGAGTCTGAACTTGCGGACCTGCACGAACCCGAACCAGCCGGTGAAGACGAGACCGGCGACGACGAGCCAGGCGACGATGAGGGGAAGATCCGTTCCGCCTACGGGAACAGCGTAGAAGACGACGTCTCCGAGCCACTTGGCTATCGGTTCGAAGAAATCGCTGACGGCTTCGTCGACGTTTTGGGTGACGGAGTCGAGTGACACAGTTGCTACCTCGATGGTGCGAGCCCGGGGCACAGGGGAAGTGCCGCCGGTCGATGTGCGGTCTCGGAACGAACGCCGTTGTCCGATCGGCGACGCTGGGTGGGCTGTCCGTGGATGCGGATCGTGATCACCCTGGTCGTGCTGCCGGTGCATGCCGACCGCTCCGCACTGTGGCGTCGAGTGGTGCCACCTGCGGAGTTGCGTAGTTCTACCACGTTCTTTGCTAAGTCTTTAGTGATGCGTGTCACATGACTCGCAGTTATGGTCGAAAATGCCAGCGAGCGATATGGGACCGTTATGCGGAGCCCGAGGTCTGTGGCCCAGCACGCAGGTCACCCCCTGCCTCTGCTCACCATGTGCCTGACGGCCCCAACGCCCGCCGATCCACCATCCATGCGTGCCGTCTCACTTCCCGGGGAGCAGCCGAGGCTGGGCGCTTGGCAGCTTGTGCCACCAGTGGGCGTAGCGGCGGTAGACGTGCGGTTCGCGGTCGGCGAGGAAGGTGGTCAGGGAGCGGGCCTCGGCGGCGAGTTGCGCTCAGGTCTCGTCCGGTAGGGGGTGGAAGGCGGTCGCCTCGATCCCTTCCTGAGCGGGGCGCCACACGCCGGCGACGTATCCGTCGACCAGCATGGTCGGCAGTACGTCACCGTTCACGCGGATCACGAGTTCGGCGGGATGAGGCGGCTGCGGTCGGAGTAGGCCGGCAGGATGCTGTCCCACATGGCCATCAGGCGAGGCGGCGCCGGTGTGCTCTCGTCCGGGTGCGGTGCGCCCGGGACGTCGAACAGTTCCTCGCCGTTGGGACCCTCCGGTTGCGCCCGCCCGCGGGCTCACGGATGACGAAGCAGGCGCCGGCCGCCGCGACGAGCGCGAAGGGGATGTTGACGAAGAACGTCCAGCGCCAGTCCAGGTACTCGGTGAGCACACCGCCCAGGACGAAGCCGACGGCGGCGCCGCATCGACGATCCCCGCTCGACCGGCATCCGGTTCGGGGTGAGCGGGCCGAGGGTGTTGACGACGAGTTCGGCCATGGCCATCTGCCGCTTCGATGGTCCCGGTGCTCGGCGAGATCCGCTCAGCGACAGTGGCGGTCGGCGCCCGCACCAGGATGCGGGCACGGTAGCGGTAGGGCGCGGCGGTGACCGAGTCGGCGACGTAGGCCGCCGCGTTGGGCGGAGTGCACGACACCGCCGGGGCCGGGCTGGGGCCGGCCGATGGCGACGCGGCCGCCGTCGTCTACCCGGTCCTCACCCGCGACCGGCATGGCCGCGGCCTCGGACAGTATCCGGGCATAACCCTCCAGATATTCCACCGGAACTTCCAACTCCGCCATGTCGACCCTGAGTTCTTACTGCGCCGCTGACGGCTTCTTAGCAGCTGACCGGCATGCAGACCCTAGACAACACTGCCGGAATCCGGCAATGCGCGGGCGTGCGCCGGCGATGCAGGATGGGGTGCGGGGGGCACTACGGGGGATTTTGGTGCCGGACACCGGCAGAGGTGTCCGGCACCGGGAGCCTGAGCGAGTGGAGCGCCGCCGAGTGCGGTTGACGGGCAGTGCGGAAGAGACGGGGGGTTGGGCATGCGGATGTTGCTTTCGGCAGCCACCGGCCCGCCCACGATCCTGCTGACCACCGCCCTCGTCGTGGTGCTGTGCTTCTGGCTCCTGGTCGCCGCTGGTTTCACCTCGGTCGGCAGTTTCGACGCGGACGCGAACCTCCGTGCCTGGGGCATGGGCGGCGTCCCGGTGGCGGTGGCCGTCTCCACGCTGACGGCCGTGGCCTGGTTGCTGAGTGTCGGGGGCGTCCTCCTGCTGGCCGTGTGCGCGCCGCCGTGTTCCGCGACCGGGCTGCTGCGCATGGCCCTGCCCCTGGCGGCTCTGCCCGCCGCATGGCGACTGACCTGCCTGTTCGTACGTCCCCTGCATCGGCTCTTCCCCGACGAACCCGGCCCGCCCGACCGCGGCCAGGTACGGGACCAGGTGGACCGCGCCGTCTGAGCAGTGCCGCCGTCGGTCCTTGCCGCCGGTCCTCTCACGCTTCGATTCCTTCACGCCTCAAGGACGTTCGTCATGACTGTCATCCTCCTGGGCGCCGGTGTGTTCGTCGCCGTCACCCTGTTCGCCGTACTGCTCGTCTCCCGGCTGTTTCGCAAGGTGGAGCAGGGCAGGGCGCTGATCGTCTCCAAGCTGCGGAAGGTCGACGTGACCTTCACCGGGCAGGTCGTGCTGCCGGTGCTGCACAAGGCCGAGGTGATGGACATCTCGGTGAAGGCCATCGAGATCACCCGGACCGGCAAGGACGGGCTGATCTGCCAGGACAACATCCGTGCCGACATCCGGATCACGTTCTTCGTGAGGGTCAACAAGACCGTCGAGGACGTCATCAAGGTCGCGCAGGCCGTCGGCACCGCCCGCGCGAGCGACCGGGACACGCTGCAGGAGCTGTTCCACGCGAAGTTCTCCGAGGCGCTGAAGACCGTCGGCAAGCAGCTGGACTTCACCGACCTGTACACCAAGCGTGAGGAGCTGCGGTACCGGATCATCGAGGTCATCGGCGTGGACCTCAACGGCTACCACCTGGAGGACGCGGCGATCGACTACCTGGAGCAGACTCCGGTCGCCCAGCTCGACCCGGCCAACGTCCTCGACGCCCAGGGCATCCGCAAGATCACCGAGTTGACGGCCGTGGAGCACGTGCGTACCAACGAGTTCCAGCGCCACGAGGAGAAGGAGATCACCCGGCAGAACGTCGACGCCCGCGAGGCGATTCTGGAGCTGGAGCGCCGGCAGGCGGATGCGGAGATCAAGCAGAAGCGTGAGATCGCGACCGTTCGGGCCCGGGAGGAGGCCGAGACGGCGCGGGTGGTGGAGGAGGAGCGGCTGCGGGCACAGGGCGCCTTCCTGGCCACCGAGGAGAAACTCGGCGTGCAGCGCGAGAACCAGGCCCGCGAGATCGCCGTCGCCGCGAAGAACCGTGAGCGGGTCATCGCCATCGAGAGCGAGCGCATCGAGAAGGACCGGCTCCTCGAAGTCATCGGCAGGGAGAGGGAGACGCAGCTGACCCGGATCGCCGCCGAGAAGGAGGTCGAGGCGGAGAAGCGGGACATCGCCGAGGTCATCCGCGAGCGTGTCGCCGTGGACCGGACGGTCGCCGAGCAGGAGGAGTCCATCAAGAAGCTGCGGGCCGTGGAGGAGGCGGAGCGCCACCGGCAGGCCGTGATCATCGCCGCCGAGGCCGAGGCGCAGGAGAAGCTGGTCAAGGACATCAAGGCCGCCGAGGCCGCCGAGCAGGCCGCCACACACCGTGCGGCCGAGGAACTGACGCTGGCCGAGGCCCGGTTGAAGACGGCCGACCTCGACGCGCAGGCCAAGCTCCGCCTCGCCGAGGGCAGCCAGGCCGAGGCCGCCGCCGAAGGGCTCGCCGCCGTCCAGGTCCGTGACAAGGAAGCCGACGTCACCGAGAAGGCCGGCCGCGCGGAGGCCGCCGCCACCGAGGCCCGGCTGCGGGCCGAGGCGGAAGGCGCGCAGGCCCAGGCACTCGCGGACGCCGCGGCCATCGGCGAGAAGCTCAAGGCCGAGGCCGAGGGACTGACCCAGAAGGCCGCCGCCATGGCCGCCCTCGACGACGCCTCGCGGGGACACGAGGAATACCGGCTGCGCGTGCAGGCGGACAAGGAGATCCGCCTCGCCGGACTCGACGTGCAGCGGCAGGTCGCCGAGGCGCAGGCGACCGTGCTCGCCACCGGTCTGGAAAGCGCCGACATCAGCATCGTCGGCGGCGAGTCCGTCTTCTTCGACCGGCTGATGTCCTCCATCGCGCTCGGCAAGGGCGTCGACGGCTTCGTCCAGCACTGTGAGACCGCACAGGCCCTGGCCCGGCCCTGGCTGGACGGCACCTCCAGCTTCACCGACGACCTGGGCCGCATCCTCGGCCCGGTCTCCACGGCCGACGTGCAGAACCTGACCGTCTCGGCCCTGCTGATGAAGCTGATGAAGACCGGCGGGGCCGACTCGGGGCAGCTCCAGCAACTGCTCGACCGGGCCGGCGAGCTGGGCCTGGCGGACAAGCCGCTCACCACCCTGAACGGCAGCGCCGTCCACGCCTGACCCGCCCCTTGCGTCCGGAGCCGCCGCACAGGGGACGGCGGCTCCGGACCGGCCTTGACCGACTTCCTGAGAGGCATGCCATGACGATCGGCCCGGACACCGGCACGACGATCGGCCCGGACACCCGCACGTACGACTCTGTGGACACGGGCACGTACGAGGTGTTGCGCGATCGCCTCACCGCCCAGGCCGCCGAGCTCGCCCGCCGCGCCGAGGCGCTCAACGCCCGCCGCAGCGAGGAGTTCGGCTCGACGCGGCTGGAACTCGCCGGCACGGAGCGGCTGCGCACCGAGCACGCGGCGACACTCCGGGACATCGTGGCCGTGGGCGATGTGCTGCTGGTCGGCTCCAACGCCGTCCCGGGCCGGGAGGCGGCCACGCGCGTCGGCGACGTCCTGACCTTGCACGACCGCGACCTGGGACGGCTGCCCGACGACGCCGTCCCGGGCCTGCTCGACGACCCCGCCTTCGTCCGCGAGTTCGCCGCCCTGCACCGCTACTACCGCCAGGCCGGCCTGCTCCGGCTCGTGCGCACCGAGGGGAAGCTGCTCGCCGTCTTCCGAACCGGTGAGAGGGAGGACGACACACGGGTGCTGCGCTGGTCCCTGTCGGACGAGGGACAAGCCACCTTCCTCGACGCGCGGGGCGAGCGCGACCACGTCCTCCCGCCGTCTCAGGACCTCGAATGGACCGACAGCACCCGCGAGGACCACATCCTCGGCCGCCACCCACACGTCTCCATCAACGGCGAGGTGTTCGTGTCCACGGTCGGCGGCGTGCTGACCGTCAAGGTCGACGACGACACCGAGACAGGGGCCGGTGTCCACACCGAGCCGGTCGACGAACCGCTGCAGTCCCTCGCGGACGCGGACATCGCGCACGCACGCGTGGGCGCCCTGATCCTGCTGCGCGTCCGCCCCTACAAGGAAAACACCGACCGTCACCTGGTGTTCAACACCCTCACCAGGGCCGTCGTCCGACTCGACGGCATCGGTCGGTCCTGCCGCCGCCTGCCCGAGGACCAGGGGATCGCCTTCCCCGGCGGCTACTGCCTGGCCACCGGCACCCACAAGACGTACGAACTCGACACGGCCGAGCTGGAGTTCGAGCGGGAGATCCACTCCCCGAACGGCGAAGACGTGCTCTACGCCTTCCAGGCGCGCGCGGAGGGCCGCAGCCTTCTCCTGCCGTACAACACGATCCGCAAGGAGATGGCGAACCCCCTGCCCTGCAACGGCTGGGCACTCTTCGACGACGGCGCACTCGCGGTCCTCCGGGCCGACAACGCCGAACCGCGGCGCGTCCACCCCGTGCAGCTGTGGAACTCCCCGTACGTCTCGGACACCTACGCCGCCGCCCAGCCGGTCGGTACCGGCCCCCTGGCTCGGATCGGCAACGCCGACCTTGTGCGTGGCATCTCCGACTGCCTCTCCATCACCGGAGCCGTCGCCGATACGACCCCCACGCGCGAGGTGTACGAGGCGCTCCTGGCCGCCTGCGCGCGGGCGGCCGACACCCACCACTGGCTGAGCGATCCCGAACTCGGCGACCTCCGCACGCCGCTGACCCAACTGCGCGACACGGCACAACAGGTTCTGGCCGAGTTCGAGACCGTCCAGGCCCTCACCCGGCAGGCCGCGGACGCCCTCACCGAAGCCACCGAGCGGGTCGCCGGGGTCGTACGACGGCTGCGTGGCGAGTCTCCGCGCAGCGCGGCGGGCTGGGTGAGCGGCCTGACCGAACTGCACCAGGCGCAAGGTCATCTGCTCACCCTCAAGGACATGCGGTACGCGGACACCGCCCGCATCGAGGAACTCGCCGCCGATACCGAGTCGGACCTCGACGCCTTCGGCCGTCGGGCGGTGGCTCACCTCGGCCGTGAGGACGCCTTCGCCGATCACCACGCGGACGTCGAGCGGCTCGTCGCCGACGCCGAGTCGATCGCCACCGTGGCCGAGGCCGTGCCCGTGGCCGCCCGCATGGACGAACTCGCCGACGGGCTGCGCACGGTGACCGAGGTCGTCGCCGGCCTCGACATCGCCGACGCCACCGTCCGCACCGCGATCCTGGAGCGCGTCGCCGAGGTCCTCGGCGGCGTCAACCGGGCCCGCGCCGCCCTCGACGGCCGTCGCCGCGCACTCCTCGAGCGTGAGGGACGAGCCGAGTTCGCCGCCGAGTTCGCCCTGCTCGGCCAAGCCGTCACCGGAGCGCTCGCCGCCGCGGGCAGCCCGGAGGCATGCGACGAACAGCTCGCCCGCCTGCTCGTCCAGACGGAGAACCTGGAGTCCCGTTTCGCCGAGTTCGACGACTTCCTGGCCACCCTCGCCGACAAGCGTGACGAGGTCCACGAAGCGTTCTCCGCCCGCAAACAGACCCTCGCCGACGCCCGCGCCCGGCGCGCCGAACGCCTGGCCGACTCGGCGGCCCGCGTCCTGCGGACCGTCGTCCGCCGGGCCACGGCCCTGCCGGACGCGGACGCGGTCGCCACGTTCTTCACCTCCGACCCGATGCCCGCCAAGGTCCGCCGCATCGCCGGCGAACTACGCGGCCTCGGCGACCACGTGAGGGCCGAGGAACTGGACGGCCGCCTCAAGGCCGCCCGCCAGGAGGCGTTCCGCGTCCTGCGCGACCGCACCGACCTCTACGCCGACGACGGCCGCACGATCCGCCTCGGCACCCACCACTTCGCCGTCAACGCCCAGCCCCTCGACCTCACCCTCGTCCCGCACGGCGACACTCTCGCCTTCGCCCTGACCGGCACCGACTACCGCTCCCCGGTCACCGACCCCGACTTCACCGCCACCACTCGCCCCTACTGGGACCG
It encodes the following:
- a CDS encoding alanine/glycine:cation symporter family protein, with protein sequence MSLDSVTQNVDEAVSDFFEPIAKWLGDVVFYAVPVGGTDLPLIVAWLVVAGLVFTGWFGFVQVRKFRLALDVVRGKYDEKGSTGEVNHFQALTAAVSGTVGLGNIAGVAVAVSIGGPGATFWMILCGLLGMASKFVEVTLGVKYREVHADGTVSGGPMHYLPKGLKERFGSGGAKLGKVLAVLASIMILFFGLFGGNLFQTNQSYAQISSTFGGEDGFLASSAGAVLFGLVVSALVGLVLLGGIRSIASVTSRLVPAMAAIYIVACLVVILSNVTAVPDAFQTILQGAFEAEGVAGGVLGALIIGFQRAAFSNEAGLGSAPIAHSAVKTKHPASEGLVALLEPFIDTVVICTMTALTIVIANPASWAEARAGESIGGVTITSDAFETVLPWFPAVLTIAVLLFAFSTILTWGYYGLKAWSYLFGKSKASETVFKAVWSLFVILGALMSLDSLISLADSALFLLSVFNIIGLYLLAPVVKRELNSFLEFVRARKAGEIGDDGDEDQESVKTTV
- a CDS encoding DNA repair ATPase translates to MTIGPDTGTTIGPDTRTYDSVDTGTYEVLRDRLTAQAAELARRAEALNARRSEEFGSTRLELAGTERLRTEHAATLRDIVAVGDVLLVGSNAVPGREAATRVGDVLTLHDRDLGRLPDDAVPGLLDDPAFVREFAALHRYYRQAGLLRLVRTEGKLLAVFRTGEREDDTRVLRWSLSDEGQATFLDARGERDHVLPPSQDLEWTDSTREDHILGRHPHVSINGEVFVSTVGGVLTVKVDDDTETGAGVHTEPVDEPLQSLADADIAHARVGALILLRVRPYKENTDRHLVFNTLTRAVVRLDGIGRSCRRLPEDQGIAFPGGYCLATGTHKTYELDTAELEFEREIHSPNGEDVLYAFQARAEGRSLLLPYNTIRKEMANPLPCNGWALFDDGALAVLRADNAEPRRVHPVQLWNSPYVSDTYAAAQPVGTGPLARIGNADLVRGISDCLSITGAVADTTPTREVYEALLAACARAADTHHWLSDPELGDLRTPLTQLRDTAQQVLAEFETVQALTRQAADALTEATERVAGVVRRLRGESPRSAAGWVSGLTELHQAQGHLLTLKDMRYADTARIEELAADTESDLDAFGRRAVAHLGREDAFADHHADVERLVADAESIATVAEAVPVAARMDELADGLRTVTEVVAGLDIADATVRTAILERVAEVLGGVNRARAALDGRRRALLEREGRAEFAAEFALLGQAVTGALAAAGSPEACDEQLARLLVQTENLESRFAEFDDFLATLADKRDEVHEAFSARKQTLADARARRAERLADSAARVLRTVVRRATALPDADAVATFFTSDPMPAKVRRIAGELRGLGDHVRAEELDGRLKAARQEAFRVLRDRTDLYADDGRTIRLGTHHFAVNAQPLDLTLVPHGDTLAFALTGTDYRSPVTDPDFTATTRPYWDRPLPSESVEVYRAEHLAARLLDEHGPEALAEADLPTLVRQAAEKAYDEGHERGVHDHDATAILTALLRLHEGAGPLRHEPGARAAAQLFWAHGTTDEERQSWTRRAVSLARARDTFGLAPAIADLQRELADVAGGEAAAAYLFEELTTGPDGFVISAGTRTLLDKFRRTVGTSAYDDDLTALTDPAAREQLVEAWLTAYTTATGTDLTPGDLAEAVAAELCPGLTRYESDAPLTETVTGLLGIHPRITGRALTVRIDELLARTRRFRTHDVPGHRAYQHRRAALVDAERARLRLDEYRPRVMSAFVRGRLIDEVYLPLIGDSLAKQLGTTGESKRTDTGGLLLLISPPGYGKTTLMEYVADRLGMILVKVDGPALGHTVTSLDPAEAPNTTARQEIEKINFALAAGNNTLLYLDDIQHTSPELLQKFIPLCDATRRIEGVRDGEPRTYDLRGKRFAVCMAGNPYTESGSRFQVPDMLANRADVWNLGDVLTGKDDHFALSFVENALTANPVLAPLAGRDRADLDLLIRLAQDDPAARADRLTHPYTPAELEPVLAVLRHLLTARETVLAVNAAYIASAAQSDTTRTEPPFRLQGSYRTMNKIAQRVQPVMNDAELSALIEDHYRAEAQTLTTGAEANLLKLAELRGTLTAEQSARWTELKAAHVRAQSLGGPEDDQLTRAVGALGLLADRIAAVESAINRVGDPRHMIANPAARHAARPVPDGGGD